The Fructilactobacillus myrtifloralis genome segment AATTTAAACCAACTGCGGACAGCCTTACTGGGTCTAGACGTGGGGCCACAACTAGGGAAGCAGATGCGCTACCAAGACGTGAATTACATCTTTTTAGGGTGGATTGCCGGGGTAGTCGCTGGCTTACCGATTCAGTCGTTGATTAAACACATGGTCTTAGAACCGCTTGGCTTGATTGACTCCACGTTTCATCCGGATCCCCGCCGGACGGTGCCAACCACGTATGATCCTGACACGAAGACTAACCGCCGGGGCGTGGTGCATGATCCCAAGGCCCAGGTCTTAGGGTCTGATTGTGGTTCCGCGGGTCTGTTTAGTTCGTTACGCGATACGGAGCGGTTTGCCCAGTGGATGCTACAGTTAACCCCACCGGGGAAAGTGTACACGCCCGAGTTGTTTGCGTCTATGTATGCAGATCAAACTCCGATGCAGGATGGGAGCCGGTCGTTTGGCTGGCGCTTAGAAACTTATCAGAACCATCGCTACATCTGGCAGGGAGGCTACACGGGCACGCTGCTCTTGCTCGTGCCAGAACGCCGAAGTGCCTTCATCTTGTTAACGAACCGCGTGCATCCGCAGGTGAACGAGCAGTTTATGGACCGCCGAACGCACTTAATTGAGAGTTACCTTAAGGAATTGTTTCCTTAGATTAATGATTTCAAACAAAAAAGCTCGACCAACTTGGTCGAGCTTTTTTTAGTATGATTCTGGTTTAACCTTGGTTTTCAATTCCGTGAAGTCATAATCAGGATACTTATTTTGTAGGGCTTCAAACATCATGTGGATGGAAAAGTTGCCGTTTCGGGCCATGATTGGGCCGTGGAAGTAGGTTCCAATCGTATTTTTGTGCACGGCCCCTTCGGTTTGATCTTCACCGTTGTTACCGTATCCTTTGAGAACCTTACCGAGGGCATGTTCATCCTCACCGAGGAAGGTAATTCCCTGGTGATTTTCAAAACCGTGGTACTTTTGGCCGGTGGCTTCATTTTGAATCTCGATGTCACCGATAAAGCGGTTTTCGTGTTGCTGTTCGGTGTAGTGGTTCATGGCGTGAATCCCCGGTAGCTTACGACCACTGGCGTCCACATAGTACTTACCAAGCATTTGGTAGCCACCACAAACGGCAATTAGCGGTTTATTCTGTTCGATAAATTTGATTAATTCATCGCGTTTATTGGGTAAATCCTTGGCCACGACCATTTGTTCAAAGTCTTGCCCGCCCCCAAAGACGGCGAAGTCAAAGTCATCGGCCTTAAAGTCGTCTTCAAGACTAATGATTTGGTCGGTCACCGTTACGCCAATTTGGTCGGCATAAAACCGTAACGTGAGGATGTTGCCAATGTCACCATAGGTATTCATGAGGTCACCATACAGGTGTGCCACGCGTAAGTTCATGGTCATAATTAGTTTCCTCCCTTGATGTAACCTTGTTTCATTAACCGGGACCGCATTTCCATCATGGCGGTGTAGGTCGCTAAGATGTAAACCTTGTCAGTTGGCATCTGTTTAATGTCTTCGATCACCTTGCCTAAATCAGGTTGTACGGTATGTTGTTCTGGTTTGACGCCGGCTACTTTCAACCGGAAGGTAATGTCTTTATAGCGTTTCCCACCGGTTTCAAACTGTTGAATGTCCATTTTTGGTAAGCGTTCAAATTCACCGTCCCAAATCCAACTGGTATCAATTCCATCAGCGTAATCGGCGTTTAACAACCCGACAAAGGAGAAGGGATCCGGCTCCGTTCCCAGTAAATCGATTACCTGGTTGGTGCCCACGGGGTTTTTGACCAGGATAATGCTGACGTCTTTCCCGTCAACGTTAATTTCTTCTTGGCGGCCAAAGAGGCGTTGGTTATTTTCAAACGCATGGCGAATCTGGTCGGGCTGAATTCCAACTTCCCGACCCACCGCGTAGGCGGCGAGGGCGTTGTAGATGTTGTAAGTTCCACCCACCCCAATTTCGTATTGATGACCGTCAATCGCAAATTTCGATGCTTTGGGCGTGCGCTCTGAAACGTCCGTTACTTTAAACCGGAGGTCCGGACGGCGGAAGCCACAGTTAGGGCAGAAATAATCGCCAAGGTTCGCGTAGACCAAGTAGTGGTAGTGAAGGAGGTGTTGACAAACGGGACAGAGAATCCCATCGGTATTTGGGGCCGCCTTTAGGTCACCCGTGGCAGGTTGGTTAGCAAAACCGTAGTAAACCTGCGGGTTAGGGAGTTCCTTGGAGTGGAAAATCGGTTCGTCTCCGTTAGCGAGGACCACCGCATCGGGAGCCAATTTAATTCCGTCCAGAATTTTCTGGTAGGTCGTGTAAATTTCTCCGTACCGGTCCAATTGATCCCGGAAAATGTTGGTGAGGACAAACATCTTGGGGGTAATTTGGCTAACAATTGGTTTAACGTTGGCTTCATCTACTTCTAAGACGGCGATGCCCTTTTTCCCTTTGGCGGGGCGTTTTGCTTCTAGAAAGGTTGAAGTAATTCCCTGAACCATGTTAGAACCAGTTTTGTTGGTTACAATGTGGTCATACTTTTCCTTTAAGACTTGGACAATTAAAGCCGTGGTCAACGTCTTTCCGTTGGTTCCACTGACAATGATGACTTCGTAATTTTTACCTAGTTCCTTTAAGACATCCGGATCAAGGGTGGTAGTGATTTTACCAGGGAGCGAACTTCCGCCTCCCATGAAGTTATGCAAAAACCAGTACGAGGACCGGCCAGCGAGGGTTGCAATCTCACTTCTCAATGTCATTCAGGTTCACATCCTTTTAAATTCTTCTGCGCAATCCCTTAAATTTTAGCATAAGTTGACCAATTTCACGAAAATAAGGGACGCGCGCGTTGATTTGGGAATTTTAATGCAGGGAATTGCGAAATTAGCTATAATGAAAAGCAGAGGAATTTTTAGGAAAAAGGTGATCATGTGGCGCAGCTTTTCTTTCGCTATGGGGCGATGAATAGTGGAAAATCAATCGAAATTATTAAGGTAGCACATAACTATGAAGAGCAGGGGAAGCGCGTGATTTTGCTGACGAGTGCCCTTGATACCCGCGAGGCGCCTGGGATGATTGAATCCCGGATCGGCTTGAACCGGAAGGCCATTTCCATTGAACCAACGGCCAACGCCTTTACCATTGTGAAAAAGGCGATGACGACTAACCACCAACCCGTAAGTTGCATTTTGGTGGACGAAGCCCAATTTTTAGAAAAGCATCATATTTTAGAACTAGCGCAGATCGTTGATGAACTTCGGATTCCCGTCATGGCCTTTGGCCTCAAAAACGACTTTCAAAACCACCTGTTTTCGGGTTCCAAGTACTTACTTCTGTACGCGGATAAACTCGAAGAAATGAAAACGATTTGTTGGTTTTGTGAGAAGAAGGCTACGATGAATCTCCGCCTCCACAACGGTCAGCCTGTGTATGAGGGCGAACAAGTCGTCATGGGCGGCAATGAATCGTATTATCCGGTCTGCCGGACCCACTACAACGATCCACCTTTAGCAAACCAGAGAAAAGAGGATGACAATGGCTGAAAATCAAATGGACGAAATCTTTGATAAATTACAATCCGTTTCTGATCGTTACGACGAACTGAACGAATTGATCAGTGACCCAGAAGTGATTGCAGATACCAAGCGGTTTATGAAACTCTCTAAAGAAGAGGGTAGTTTACGCGAAACCGTAGAAACCTACCATCACTACCAGGATGTCAGTACGGCCCTTGATGACGATCAAGAAATGCTGCAAGAGAAACTGGATCCGGATATGACCGAGATGGTTAAAAGTGAGATTGGAGACCTGGAAAAGGAAAAGGACCAGCTAGAACAACAGCTTAAAGTGCTTTTGATTCCCAAGGATCCGAATGACGATAAGAACATCATCATGGAAATCCACGGAGCGGCTGGAGGCGACGAAGCCAGTTTGTTTGCGGCGGATTTGTACAATATGTATGTGAAGTACGCCGAGATGCAGGGCTGGAAGGTCGAAGTCATTGATGAAGCCGACACCGAAGTCGGAGGCTTTAAAGAAATTGTCCTGATGATTACCGGAAACAAGGTGTATTCAAAACTTAAGTATGAAAACGGGGCCCACCGGGTACAACGGGTGCCAGAAACCGAGTCAGCCGGGCGGGTGCACACCTCTACGGCGACGGTGGGAGTAATGCCCGAAGAAGAAGACGTTGACATTACAATCGATCCGGCCGACATTCGGACGGACGTGTACCGGTCATCTGGGGCCGGGGGTCAGCACATTAACAAGACCTCATCGGCCGTGCGGATGACCCACTTGCCAACCGGAATTGTGGTTGCAATGCAGGACGAACGATCGCAGCAACAAAACCGGGCGAAGGCCATGACGGTGCTCCGGGCACGGGTTTATGACTACTACAAGCAACAAGAAGAAGACGAGTATAACGCCCAACGAAAATCAGCGGTCGGAACCGGAGACCGGTCTGAACGGATCAGAACGTACAATTTCCCCCAAAACCGGGTGACAGACCATCGGATTGGGTTGACGCTCAACAAGCTGGATAAGGTTTTGGCTGGTGATTTGGATGAAATCATCGACGCCTTGATTATCTCTGATCAAGCGGAAAAGTTGGAGCATTTAAACGATGCCGAAGCTTAATGCCCAAGCGACCCCCTTTGAAGCCCTTCAGTGGGCTTCTTTGCGTTTTAAGCAGTTAGAAATTGACCCGGAAGACGCCCGGTACCTGTTAATGGAACAGTTGGGCTGGAACCAAACTGAACTTTTAGTGCACTACCGGGAACCGTTAGCGGCTGATCAAGTTCACAAGTTTCAAGCGAACGTGGAACGCCGGGCGGCCGGTGAACCGGTCCAATACATTATGGGACGGGCGCCGTTCTACGGCTTAACGCTCACGGTCACACCCGATGTGTTGATCCCGCGCCCAGAAACCGAAGAACTGGTTGACTGGGTACTTAAAGACCATGGGATGCGACCCTTACGGGTGTTAGACGTGGGTACGGGTAGTGGCGCAATTGCAATTGCGATAAAACAGGCCCGCCCCGCCTGGACGGTGGTGGCAAGTGATATTTCTCCCGCTGCCCTGCAGGTTGCCCGGCAGAATGCGCAGGCGCAGAGGACAGCGATTGAGTTTGTTGCTAGTGACTTACTAGAAGCGGTTCCCCAGACGCCCTTTGATATTGTGATTTCCAACCCACCTTACATTGCCAGTTCGGAAGTAGATGTAATGGATGCCACCGTTGTCAATTATGAGCCGAAAACGGCCTTATTCGCTGACCATCAGGGTTTAGAATTGTACGAACGACTGGCTGCGACGGTGGGACCTTATCTAACCACGCACGCAAGCGTGTACTTAGAGATTGGTTATCAGCAGGGACCAGCGGTGTTCGCAATTTGGCACCAGCAGTTTCCGACGGCGCAGCTGCAGGTTCGCAAGGACTTAGCCGGTCACGAGCGGATGGTGCGGATGCAAAAAGGAGAGATAGATAAAGATGGAAACTAAGATATTTAAACCAACGGAGGTGGGCGCGGCGGCGGACTTAATCCGGCAGGGCGAGTTGGTCGCTTTTCCCACGGAAACCGTTTATGGCTTAGGTGCCGACGCCACCAACGTGGCCGCCGTAGAAAAGGTGTACAAGGCGAAGGGGCGTCCGAGTGACAATCCCCTGATCGTCCACGTCGCAGATCAGGCCACGGTACGGCAGTTTGTCACCACCATTCAGCCGGCCGTGCAACGGTTGATGGATACCTTTTGGCCTGGTCCGTTAACCATTATTTTGCCGTTACAACCAGGAAGTTTGGCCCCCCAGGTAACCGGCGGCTTAACCACCGCTGCCTTTCGGAATCCGCGCCAAGCTGCGACCTTGGACTTGATTAAGACTGCAGGGGTTCCGTTAGTTGGACCCTCGGCCAACACGTCGGGGAAACCCAGTCCGACCACCGCGCAGCACGTTTATCATGACTTAAAGGGGAAGATTGGTGGCATTTTAGACGCTGGGCCAACGGACTTGGGGGTGGAGTCGACGGTGATTGACATGTCGACCGCACAGCCCGCCATCTTACGGCCAGGGGCAGTAACCCGGGCCGATTTGGAACGCGTGCTCGGGCCGATTGCGGACTCGCAGAAGCAGGTTAAACCAGATGAAGTTCCCAAGGCCCCGGGAATGAAATATACCCACTATTCGCCAACGGCAGAGGTGCAGATTGTGGATCCAGAGGTTGACTGGGAGACAGTTGTGACCTGGAGCCAGCAGCAACCAGCACCAGTGGGGATTTTAGCCACAGACGCCGTTCTAAACCGTTACGCTTGGCCGCAGAACGTTGCAACTTACAGTTTGGGGACGGACATTCATTCGGCCAGTCACGCTTTATTTGCCGGGTTACGGGCCTTTGACCTGCATCCAGACATCACGACCATCCTCGTGGAAGGTTTTTCCCCTAACGGACTGGGGGAAGCCTATATGAACCGGTTAAATAAGGCAGCGGGACAGCACCACTTTTCAACAGCAGACCTACGTTAGCAAGCACCCAAGGGGGACGAGATCATGACGGAAAACTACCAACAAGCAGATCCCAAGTTATGGGACGCGATTCACCACGAAGCGGAACGCCAAGCAGATACGATTGAATTAATTGCGTCCGAAAACATTGTTTCAAAGGCCGTGCGGGCTGCCCAAGGCTCAGTGTTAACCAATAAATATGCCGAAGGATACCCGGGCCACCGCTATTATGGTGGGTGTCAGTACGTTGATATCGTGGAGAACCTGGCGATTGAGCGGGCAAAACAATTATTTGGCGCGGAATATGCCAACGTGCAACCCCACTCTGGCTCACAGGCCAACGAGGCGGCGTATGCGGCCTTTTTACAGCCTGGTGATGTCATTTTAGGAATGGACTTAAACGCTGGTGGACACTTGACCCACGGCGCTCAGGTTAGTTTTTCCGGACAAATTTATCAGGCTTATGCGTACGGATTAGACGCTACCACGGAACGCCTTGATTTTGCGGCGATTCAAGCACTAGCAGAACGGGTGCACCCTAAACTGATTGTGGCTGGTGCTTCAGCGTATAGTCGCGAGATTGATTGGCTCGCATTTCGTAAGATTGCGGACGAAGTGGGAGCCTACTTGATGGTTGACATGGCCCACATTGCTGGTTTAGTGGCCGCTGGCTTACACCCCAATCCAGTTGGAATTGCCGACGTGGTTACGACGACGACCCATAAAACCCTCCGGGGACCGCGGGGCGGTTTGATTTTGGCGCAAGCTAAGTACCAAAAGCAGCTGAATTCGGCGGTCTTTCCGCGCACCCAAGGCGGCCCCTTGGAACACGTGATTGCGGGGAAAGCCGCTGCATTTTATGAAGATTTGCAACCAGAATTTACGACGTATGCAAGTCAGGTAATTAAAAATGCTCAGGCGATGGCCGATGAATTTCAGCACTCCGAGAACATCCGAGTGGTATCTGGGGGCACCGATAACCACTTGTTAAACATTGATCTTACGCAGACTGAACTGACTGGTAAGGACGCCCAAGCCCTGTTAGATTCAGTGCACATTACGACCAACAAAGAGGCGTTGCCGAACGAACAACACAGCCCGTTTGTGACGAGTGGGATTCGCTTGGGAACGCCCGCCATCACGTCACGCGGGTTTACGGAAGCAGATGCGCGCAGGGTCGCCCAACTGATTACAAAGACGGTCACGCATCCTCATGACGAACAGGCGCTAACTGAAGTACGTGAGGCCGTGCAGGCATTATGTGCAGCTCACCCAATTACGCGGTAAGCCAGTTCATGGTATGATAGGGTGAGACGGAGAAAGAAAAGGAGTGTTGACCTTGAGTAAATTTCACGTAATGAATCATCCTTTGATTCAACATAAACTAAGTATCATTCGGGATAAGAAAACCGGAACCAATGAATTTCGGGAAGTTGTCAACGAAATCGCCAACCTGATGGCCTTTGAAGTGACTCGCGACATGCCCTTACAGGACGTGGAGATTGAAACACCAATGGGAAAGGCCACGACTAAGAAGCTCGCCGGCAAAAAGGTGGCAGTAGTGCCCATCTTGCGGGCCGGAATCGGAATGGTGGATGGAATTTTGGAACTGTTACCGAGTGCCCGGGTTGGTCACGTGGGGATGTATCGGGACGAAACCACCTTTGAACCCCATGAATACTTTGTGAAGTTGCCTTCAGACATTAAAGACCGGGAAGTTTTAGTGGTTGATCCAATGCTGGCAACGGGAGGCTCCGCCATCATGGCCATTGATGCCTTGAAGAAGCGGGGCGCCCAGAATATCAAGTTTGTGTGCCTGGTGGCTGCCCCAGAAGGGGTACAAGCCCTAGAAGCTGCCCACCCGGACGTTGAAATTTACGCAGCGGCCCTGGACGATCGCCTCGAAAATGGGTACATTGTTCCCGGACTTGGGGATGCCGGGGACCGGTTATTTGGAACTAAATAAAGTAAAAAGCAGAAATCCACGGATTTCTGCTTTTTTAGTAACAGAAAAACCGGCAAGTTCACCGGCTGTAATTAAAGGAATTACTTTGTATTTAATTTCATTTGGTGGTATCATTCTAATGAATTTTAGGATTAGCCACCGCGTGGTTACTCTTAAAATGAATGGTAAAGCGAGGTGTGAATCTGGCGCCGACCGTTCGCTATTTGAAAGGCAAAAGAGGTGATAATTAGTGGATCCAACTCGTACTTTTCAATTTTGCGGTTTGACCTTCAACGTGGGGAACATGATTTCTGGAATTATCGTTGCAGCAATTGTGTTTGGCTTTGTTTATATTTGCTCTCGGCGAATTCAAATGAAGCCCACGGGCAAGCAAAATTTATTGGAGTACATGATTGACTTTACGAACGGAATTGTGAAGTCAACGATGCCAAGTGGATCAACCAAGGATTATGGACTGTGGGCGTTTACGCTCTTCTATTTCATTTTGGTAGCAAACCTCTTGGGGTTGTTCCTCCACATCGAAGTGGGTGGAATTGTTTACGTGAAGAGTCCCACGGCCGATCCAATCGTTGCAATGTCGTTTGCGCTGATGTCAATGTTGATTGCACAGTACTCGGGGGTACAAAAGTTAGGTTATAAAAAGCACTTTGAAACCTACCTACAACCCATTCCTTACTTGTTACCGATCAACTTGATGGAAGAGTTTACTAATTTCTTAACCCTTGGAATTCGGGTGTACGGTAATATTTTTGCTGGTGAACTGCTGGCAGGTTTGATTGCGAAAATGGCATTTTCGCATGGGATTGCAACCCTTGCTATTTCGGCACCAATTGAAATGGCATGGATGGCCTTCTCAGTATTTATTGGCTGTATTCAGGCCTACGTTTTTGTAACTTTATCATGTGTATATATTTCTCATAAAATTACGCTTGAGGAATAAGAAAAGGAGGAAGTATTTATGGGTGCAATTGGAGCTGGAATCGCGATCGCAGGTGCCGCAGTTGGGGCCGGGATCGGTGACGGAATTTTGATTTCGAAGATGCTAGAAGGAATGGCACGTCAGCCAGAATTAAGCAATACCTTACGGACGAACATGTTTATCGGGGTCGCTTTGATCGAAGTTATGCCCATCTTAGCCTTCGTGATTGCAATGTTGGTTATCAACAAGTAATCAAACCAGTTGATTAACAAACAAAGGAGGTGTCAATAGATGTTAGTGGTTGGAGAAGCATTTAACATTGGGGATGCCTTATTCTACGCGGTTTTATTCATTATTCTCATGTGGCTCATCAAGGTGGTTGCCTGGAAGCCCGTCACGAAGATGATGCAGGACCGGTCGGATAAGATTGCCAATGACATTGATACGGCCGAAAAGTCGCGGAACGAAGCCTTGGAACTGGCGAAAAAACGGCAGACGGAGCTAGCTAATTCGCAAGCAGAAGCAAGCGAAATTATTAGTAAGGCGCAACAAACCGGGGATAAACGCCGCGAGTCGATTATTAGTAGTGCCAACTTGGATGCCAAAACCATTAAAGAGAATGCAGCCAAGGACATTGAACAACAACAACGCGATGCCCTGGCCAACTCAAAGAATGATGTAGCTGATTTATCTATTGAAATTGCTTCCAAGCTGATTCAAAAGAACTTAGACGCCAACGATCAAAAGACGTTAATTGATTCCTACATCGAAGGGTTGGATAAGTATGAGTCTAACTAAGCAGGAAGTTGCTAATCGGTACGCGAAGGCATTGTATGCGACCCTAGAAGAGCAGGATCAAGTTGCCGCCGGGCAAACTGACCTTGCCACCATTCAGAGCATTTTGACGGCTGATTCAACGCTAACCACGGCCCTCGCGTCGACGGCGTTGCAACCGGACCAAAAGGAAGCGTTGTTAAAACCGTTGCTTGAGAGTGTAACAACGCAACCGGTCAAAAACTTGGTGCAGATGATGTTTGATTATGGGCGCATTAGTGACTTACAAGCTGTAATTGATAAATTTAAGCAAATCTATAACCAAAAACACGGAATTGTGATTGCCAGCGTGACCACGGCGGTCCCACTGGCACCAGAACAACGCGACCATTTAGCGCAAACCTTTGCTAACAAGGTAAAGGCAAACCAAGTGGAATTGCAGGAACACACGAATCCAGCACTTATTGGTGGAGTAATTTTGCAAGCGGAGAACGTTGTGTTCGACGGGAGCATTAAAACCAAACTAGACAACTTGAAACGGTTATTACTGCAGTGATGAGCTCGCAAACGAAAGAGGTGAAACTTTTATGAGCATTAAGGCTGAAGAAATCAGCGCTCTAATTAAAAAACAATTAGAAGGCTATCAAGATGAGCTCACGGTGGCAGAAACCGGAATCGTTACCTACATTGGTGACGGAGTGGCTCGGACCTATGGGCTTGATAATGCCTTATCCGGTGAACTGGTTGAATTCCAAAACGGAATCTACGGAATGATTCAAAACTTGGAAAGCAACAACGTCGGAATCGTGATTCTCGGGGACTATACCGGGATTCGTGAAGGTGATTCCGTCAAAAGAACCGGCCGCATCATGGAAGTTCCCGTTGGTGACGCAATGGTAGGTCGAGTGGTTAACTCACTTGGTCAACCAATTGATGGAAACGGCAAGATTGAGACGGATACCGAAATGCCGATCGAACACAAGGCACCCGGCATCATGGATCGAAAATCAGTTGATGAACCACTCCAAACGGGGATTAAAGCCATTGATGCATTAGTTCCAATCGGACGGGGGCAACGGGAATTAATCATTGGGGACCGGAAAACCGGGAAAACCTCCATTGCCATTGATACAATTTTGAACCAAAAGGATCAAAATATGATCTGTATCTACGTTGCAATTGGGCAAAAGGATTCCACGGTGATGCAACAGGTTGAAACGCTGCGGAAGTTTGGCGCCATGGACTACACAATCGTAGTTACGGCCGGTCCTTCTGAACCAGCTCCGTTGCTCTACATTGCCCCGTATTCCGGTGCAACGATGGGTGAATTCTTCATGAACAAGGGACAGCACGTGTTAATCGTCTACGATGATTTAACGAAGCAAGCGAACGCTTACCGTGAACTCTCCTTGATTCTGAGACGTCCGCCTGGCCGGGAAGCTTATCCTGGGGATATTTTCTACACCCACTCCCGGTTGTTGGAACGGGCTGCTAAACTCAGTGATAAATTAGGTGGCGGTTCGATGACGGCCTTGCCAATCGTTGAAACCCAAGCCGGGGACGTTTCGGCCTACATTCCGACCAACGTAATTTCCATTACCGATGGACAAATCTTCTTGAACGCCGACATGTTCTACTCGGGTGATCGACCAGCCATTGATGCCGGAACGTCGGTTTCACGGGTTGGTGGAGATGCCCAAATCTCGGCCATGAAGAAGGTGGCCGGAACCCTCCGGATTGATTTGGCTTCTTACCATGAATTGGAATCCTTTGCGCAATTTGGTTCTGATTTGGATGATGCCACGAAGGCCAAGTTGGATCGGGGAGCTCGGACGGTGGAAGTTTTGAAGCAAAAACTTCACGATCCGCTTCCCGTTGAAAAACAAGTTATCATTTTGTACGCGTTGACGCACGGTTATTTGGATAAAATTGCCGTTGATGACGTTTTACGGTTCCAAAATGAGCTCTTTAATTACTTTGATGATCAGCACCAAGACTTGTTGCAACACATCAAGGAAACTGGAAAGTTACCTGATGAGCAACAACTCACCACTGCCATTAGTGAATTTGCTAAGCTATTTACTCCGACAGCGGAACAAACGTCGAACCAACAGCAAGCTTAAATTTGAAGGGAGGATAACCAATGGCTGAATCAATGAATGAAGTCAAGCACCGCATTGCCTCCACCAAAAATACCCGCCAAATTACGGAAGCCATGCAAATGGTTCAAACCGTTAAACTGAATCAAATTCAGGGCCAAACGGCAACTTATAATGAATACGTTGCGAAGGTGAAGGCGGTCGTAATGCACTTGGCTCAATCACACTTATTAGATAGCCAGCAGCCTTCAAATGATCAAGCCCATGCCAAAAAAGGGCCGACGGCTTACCTCGTAATCACGTCTGACCGTGGAATGGTCGGAAGCTATAACAGTAATGTTTTGCGGGGGACTAACCGGTTTATCGCAGAGCATACTCCGAACGTTGATGACTACGTGATCCTTGCAGTTGGAGGCACGGGCGCTGATTTTTATAAAAAGAACCAAGCGAACGTGGCGTATGAGTACCGCGGGGTTTCCGATATTCCGACGTACCAAGAAGTGAAGGGAATTGTGAAGACCATTACCCAGATGTACAACGATCACTTGTTTAGTGAACTGTACGTCTGCTACAACCACTTTGTGAACCGGGTTCGTTCCGACTTTCGGACGGAAAAATTGTTACCGATGGATCGGGAATCAATTCGCCAGAGTATGGATGGGGCGACCGGAGCAGGATCGAGTATCCAAACGGAAACCCTGACGGCAGAATACGAAGTGGAACCATCTGAACAGGAAGTGCTCCATGCCATTTTGCCTCAGTATGCAGAAAGTTTGGTGTACGGAGCAATCTTGGATGCCAAGACGGCAGAGCATTCGTCTAGTTCAATGGCGATGAAAGCAGCAACTGACAATGCTGATGATTTAATTTCTTCGTTGGAATTAAAA includes the following:
- a CDS encoding serine hydrolase domain-containing protein, which produces MRFEHTQALINQLITDQVVPGASYAFITGLNVEDGIAGYQQVAPTKVPLQPNQLYDMASLTKVMGTVPVIMQLVAKQQIGLDDSITTYLPEWKHPRVTVRHLLTHTADITGYIPNRDQLNLNQLRTALLGLDVGPQLGKQMRYQDVNYIFLGWIAGVVAGLPIQSLIKHMVLEPLGLIDSTFHPDPRRTVPTTYDPDTKTNRRGVVHDPKAQVLGSDCGSAGLFSSLRDTERFAQWMLQLTPPGKVYTPELFASMYADQTPMQDGSRSFGWRLETYQNHRYIWQGGYTGTLLLLVPERRSAFILLTNRVHPQVNEQFMDRRTHLIESYLKELFP
- a CDS encoding Mur ligase family protein — its product is MTLRSEIATLAGRSSYWFLHNFMGGGSSLPGKITTTLDPDVLKELGKNYEVIIVSGTNGKTLTTALIVQVLKEKYDHIVTNKTGSNMVQGITSTFLEAKRPAKGKKGIAVLEVDEANVKPIVSQITPKMFVLTNIFRDQLDRYGEIYTTYQKILDGIKLAPDAVVLANGDEPIFHSKELPNPQVYYGFANQPATGDLKAAPNTDGILCPVCQHLLHYHYLVYANLGDYFCPNCGFRRPDLRFKVTDVSERTPKASKFAIDGHQYEIGVGGTYNIYNALAAYAVGREVGIQPDQIRHAFENNQRLFGRQEEINVDGKDVSIILVKNPVGTNQVIDLLGTEPDPFSFVGLLNADYADGIDTSWIWDGEFERLPKMDIQQFETGGKRYKDITFRLKVAGVKPEQHTVQPDLGKVIEDIKQMPTDKVYILATYTAMMEMRSRLMKQGYIKGGN
- a CDS encoding type 1 glutamine amidotransferase — translated: MTMNLRVAHLYGDLMNTYGDIGNILTLRFYADQIGVTVTDQIISLEDDFKADDFDFAVFGGGQDFEQMVVAKDLPNKRDELIKFIEQNKPLIAVCGGYQMLGKYYVDASGRKLPGIHAMNHYTEQQHENRFIGDIEIQNEATGQKYHGFENHQGITFLGEDEHALGKVLKGYGNNGEDQTEGAVHKNTIGTYFHGPIMARNGNFSIHMMFEALQNKYPDYDFTELKTKVKPESY
- the prfA gene encoding peptide chain release factor 1, with protein sequence MDEIFDKLQSVSDRYDELNELISDPEVIADTKRFMKLSKEEGSLRETVETYHHYQDVSTALDDDQEMLQEKLDPDMTEMVKSEIGDLEKEKDQLEQQLKVLLIPKDPNDDKNIIMEIHGAAGGDEASLFAADLYNMYVKYAEMQGWKVEVIDEADTEVGGFKEIVLMITGNKVYSKLKYENGAHRVQRVPETESAGRVHTSTATVGVMPEEEDVDITIDPADIRTDVYRSSGAGGQHINKTSSAVRMTHLPTGIVVAMQDERSQQQNRAKAMTVLRARVYDYYKQQEEDEYNAQRKSAVGTGDRSERIRTYNFPQNRVTDHRIGLTLNKLDKVLAGDLDEIIDALIISDQAEKLEHLNDAEA
- a CDS encoding thymidine kinase, coding for MAQLFFRYGAMNSGKSIEIIKVAHNYEEQGKRVILLTSALDTREAPGMIESRIGLNRKAISIEPTANAFTIVKKAMTTNHQPVSCILVDEAQFLEKHHILELAQIVDELRIPVMAFGLKNDFQNHLFSGSKYLLLYADKLEEMKTICWFCEKKATMNLRLHNGQPVYEGEQVVMGGNESYYPVCRTHYNDPPLANQRKEDDNG
- the prmC gene encoding peptide chain release factor N(5)-glutamine methyltransferase, with product MPKLNAQATPFEALQWASLRFKQLEIDPEDARYLLMEQLGWNQTELLVHYREPLAADQVHKFQANVERRAAGEPVQYIMGRAPFYGLTLTVTPDVLIPRPETEELVDWVLKDHGMRPLRVLDVGTGSGAIAIAIKQARPAWTVVASDISPAALQVARQNAQAQRTAIEFVASDLLEAVPQTPFDIVISNPPYIASSEVDVMDATVVNYEPKTALFADHQGLELYERLAATVGPYLTTHASVYLEIGYQQGPAVFAIWHQQFPTAQLQVRKDLAGHERMVRMQKGEIDKDGN
- a CDS encoding L-threonylcarbamoyladenylate synthase encodes the protein METKIFKPTEVGAAADLIRQGELVAFPTETVYGLGADATNVAAVEKVYKAKGRPSDNPLIVHVADQATVRQFVTTIQPAVQRLMDTFWPGPLTIILPLQPGSLAPQVTGGLTTAAFRNPRQAATLDLIKTAGVPLVGPSANTSGKPSPTTAQHVYHDLKGKIGGILDAGPTDLGVESTVIDMSTAQPAILRPGAVTRADLERVLGPIADSQKQVKPDEVPKAPGMKYTHYSPTAEVQIVDPEVDWETVVTWSQQQPAPVGILATDAVLNRYAWPQNVATYSLGTDIHSASHALFAGLRAFDLHPDITTILVEGFSPNGLGEAYMNRLNKAAGQHHFSTADLR